From the genome of Tenrec ecaudatus isolate mTenEca1 chromosome 1, mTenEca1.hap1, whole genome shotgun sequence:
ctaatggcagccccatgtggatttccaagactgtaactatttacgggagtagaaagcccaccttaCTCTCCCCCACAGAGCTGCAggttgtttcgaactgccgaccgtgAAGGTTGTAgtccaatgaataaccactacaccaccagggctcctaagttttcctaggcaataataataataataagcaaaGACAACCGCAGACACCtaaagcggcagttctaccctgttggcGGTGGGTGTGGTTGGTTTTGGTTAAGCCTGGTCCAAGcagccctggtagcgtagtgattaagcattgggctgctaaccaaaatgtcagcagtttgaaaccactggagaaagacagggtgttCTACACCCATAGAGAGTTATAGTCCTAGAAATTCACAGgaataattctaccctgtcctatagggtggctatgaatcagaactgactcactggcagtgagtttggtttgggttttggccaAGGTCTTCACacgctttatctcctctatctggAATAGTGGTGGGTTGGTCATCTTTATTCTCATTTTACTGATGAGAAAACTCAGGGAACATCACTGCTATTAAACAGCATTTGAATTCCAATTGGATGATAGCAAGGTATGGGGTCTGCCTTGCAGAGTCCGTTTTTGGAACATAAAACACCCTATGATTTCTACTTGCACAGGGACGGAGGACAAACATCATTgtcataacccccacccccaaatcaccCCTGTAAAACCTACCTCAGGCCTAGGAGATAAAGAGGAACAGTGAGTGCGAGATAAGGGTGCCATCTCCTGGTAGAGATAAGTAACTACAGGAATAGTTTCACGGTGGGGTTAGGGACACCTTCAATGCCTTGTAGCTAGGGACCATACAAGACAAAATAGATCTGTCccttcgggtttccaagactttaggtCTCATCATTCTACCCTGGAGCAACTGCTGGTATCGAACCCCTGACCTTATGGTTGGCAACTCAATGCAAAGCCCACTGTACTGGCAATGATTcttcccagagaaaagggaaagcACAGAAATAAGGGGTGGTGGCAGTCATTGCCAGGACAGACCACACCAACACAGATGCGCACCTGTTTCTAATATTTTTATTGGTCACCTTAGGCCCGTACCCCGGTGGGTGGACATCTGGAAAGGGGGGCGGGGTTACCATTCATTAGCTTCCAGGGGCATGAGAAGACCTTAGCCCAGTCCTCCAAGGTCCCAGATGAGGGAATTTCAAGGGGACAGGCTGGCCTTTCCTGGGTCAGCACAGGTGGGAAGAGAAGACCCAAACTTGTCCCGTCGCGTCCACAGGTCTAGTTGTGCTTGGAGAAGTATTCCTTGCTGTCGTCCACATTGGGCTTGATTGTGTCGCTGCCTGGCTTCCAGCCAGCGGGACACACTGTGGATGACACAGAGCAACATGCTTGAGCCCCAAGCTCAAGGCAGAAAAAATAGCAGGGGACCAACCAAGGCAAAGCAAGTGCCAGAGTTGCagaaaacaaatgtacatattGGGAGAAGCCCTCCATTCAACGACCCTCCAGCCCTCGAAGGTTAGCCTTGCCCTTTGTCCTCACAGGCTCAGCTGCAGTGAGTTCGGGCCTGGTCTCCTTCCTGCTCTGATCCTCTATCTCTTTTTGGAACCTTCAGAACCTTGTCTAGTTGACTGGCCTGGGAGAGCTGATCAATGGGCAGAGGCCCTTCTCCATGAGAAGGTGCACCTATTCCGGCAGCGTGAGTCAAGCCTGACATGGTATGTTGTTGGGCgcactgagtcagttccgacccatagcgacccgacGCACgagagagcaaaacactgcccggtgctgcaccatcctcactgaCTTGGTATGCGTCCCTGAAAATACCTTTGAGGGCTCCTACTGCCTCCCAGCTCCCCATCTTTGTACTCTATAAGggtctcccccccaaaaaactagGTGCTTCTTGAAGACAAGAACCTGAGCAGACTTGTCTGCGGGGCCCTGATCCTGTCTGGCTCAGGTGGTAGGGCAGGCAGTGAGTACTGACTTGAGTTACAGAGGGGCTGAGTGTGGACCGCTCACCTTCCCCGTGCTCATCCGTGTACTGGAAAGCCTGGACCAGCCTCAGGGCCTCGTCCACGGAGCGCCCCACAGGCAAGTCATTGACCGTGATCTGACGAAGGACACCCTTGCCATCGATGATAAAGAGGCCCCTGAAGACATCAAGGCTCATGGTGAGATGCCAGGAACTCAAAAGACCCAGAACAGGGAGGACCCAACTTCTGCAAACCACAGGGCTGGGAGGAGAGAGGGCATTGGCCAAGGGTGGAGCCCGCTGAGGGCCCCACGGTACCTGTAAGCGATGCCTTCATCTTCCTTCAGCACACCATAGTCATGGGACAAACTTCTGGTCACATCAGCCAGCAGGGGGATGTTCAGGGGACCCAAGCCTCCCTCCTTCCGGGGAGTGTTGATCCTGGGGATGGGGGAGACAGAACTGCGACCTCAGGAGGTCTGGGTGAGATAAGAGTGGAGTTGgggccctggaggtgggagataaGGGGCTTTACAGCagagctctgggagccccacccaccccaccctgaagTGGGAGCAGGGGAGACGGCTAAAGCCCACTGGCTGACTGGCCAGTCCCTTCACATTCCCCCTCTCTGGTACTCTGACCTGGGGCTTCACCCTGTGACTTCCCTGAACCA
Proteins encoded in this window:
- the PRDX2 gene encoding peroxiredoxin-2 is translated as MASGNAHIGKPAPNFQATAVVDGAFKEVKLSDYRGKYVVLFFYPLDFTFVCPTEIIAFSERADDFRKLGCEVLGVSVDSQFTHLAWINTPRKEGGLGPLNIPLLADVTRSLSHDYGVLKEDEGIAYRGLFIIDGKGVLRQITVNDLPVGRSVDEALRLVQAFQYTDEHGEVCPAGWKPGSDTIKPNVDDSKEYFSKHN